One Tachysurus fulvidraco isolate hzauxx_2018 chromosome 2, HZAU_PFXX_2.0, whole genome shotgun sequence DNA segment encodes these proteins:
- the lsm7 gene encoding U6 snRNA-associated Sm-like protein LSm7 isoform X2 translates to MADKEKKKKESIFDLTKYIDKTIRVKFQGGREASGVLKGFDPLLNLVLDGTIEYMRDPDDQYKLTEDTRQLGLVVCRGTAVVLICPQDGMEAIPNPFIQQQDG, encoded by the exons gataaagagaagaagaagaaggagagtaTATTTGACTTGACAAAGTACATCGACAAAACCATTAGAGTAAAATTCCAGGGTGGACGTGAAG CGAGCGGCGTCCTGAAAGGGTTTGATCCTCTGCTGAACCTGGTGTTAGACGGCACAATTGAGTACATGCGTG acccAGACGATCAGTATAAACTGACGGAGGACACCAGGCAGCTTGGCCTCGTCGTGTGTCGAGGGACGGCTGTTGTCCTCATCTGTCCTCAAGACGGCATGGAGGCCATCCCCAACCCCTTCATACAGCAGCAGGATGGctag